A single genomic interval of Candidatus Omnitrophota bacterium harbors:
- the murB gene encoding UDP-N-acetylmuramate dehydrogenase, which translates to MSPVPADAQEWIVAARDLAHALEKLGVGVLRLNEPLYRHMSLRIGGPAALWVEPRSVEALCCVIQEAKYMGLPLAVLGGGTNTCVADYGFPGVVVHLGNETFGGIERRGSDLHVGAAAPLAELVRRAASWGLGGCEGLAGIPGQVGGAVAGNAGTRSDEGYVQIGDCVQWARGLDENARLQQWGPDNLGFEYRNSSLSKTMVIQVGLRMREENSEDLKKRVQDLCEYKTRTQEYRLPSAGCWFKNPKDCSAAQLIERSGLKGLKAGTVQVCPAHANFITLIEGIPRGRSDDLLGLVDQVTRRVKQDHGVELKSEVRDLWNQRWW; encoded by the coding sequence ATGAGTCCTGTCCCTGCCGATGCCCAGGAATGGATTGTCGCTGCGCGCGACTTGGCTCACGCCCTCGAAAAATTGGGTGTGGGTGTGTTGCGCCTTAACGAGCCCTTATACCGCCACATGAGTCTGAGGATCGGCGGGCCTGCAGCCCTTTGGGTGGAGCCGCGCTCGGTTGAGGCCCTTTGCTGTGTGATCCAAGAGGCAAAATACATGGGATTGCCCCTGGCTGTGCTCGGGGGAGGCACCAATACCTGTGTGGCGGACTATGGGTTTCCGGGGGTTGTCGTGCATCTTGGGAATGAAACCTTTGGGGGCATCGAACGCCGTGGCTCGGATCTTCATGTGGGCGCGGCCGCGCCTTTGGCGGAACTAGTGCGGCGGGCCGCTTCCTGGGGCCTGGGCGGCTGTGAAGGTTTGGCCGGGATCCCCGGGCAAGTGGGAGGCGCAGTGGCGGGAAATGCGGGCACTCGATCGGATGAGGGCTATGTGCAAATCGGGGACTGCGTCCAGTGGGCCAGGGGCCTGGACGAAAATGCGCGGCTGCAGCAGTGGGGCCCGGACAACCTGGGTTTTGAGTACCGCAACAGCTCCCTCAGCAAAACGATGGTGATCCAGGTGGGCCTGCGAATGCGGGAAGAGAATAGCGAGGATCTCAAGAAACGCGTTCAGGATCTTTGTGAATACAAGACGCGTACCCAAGAGTACAGACTTCCGAGCGCAGGTTGTTGGTTCAAGAATCCGAAGGATTGTTCTGCTGCGCAACTCATTGAGCGTTCAGGTCTCAAAGGCTTGAAGGCTGGAACGGTTCAGGTGTGTCCAGCGCACGCGAACTTTATTACATTGATTGAAGGAATTCCAAGAGGCCGTTCAGATGATCTTTTGGGTTTGGTGGATCAAGTTACACGGCGCGTAAAGCAGGATCATGGGGTAGAATTAAAATCGGAAGTTAGAGACTTATGGAATCAAAGATGGTGGTAG
- the murC gene encoding UDP-N-acetylmuramate--L-alanine ligase (Catalyzes the formation of UDP-N-acetylmuramoyl-L-alanine from UDP-N-acetylmuramate and L-alanine in peptidoglycan synthesis), protein PIPGVSGAHMAETVASYGPVDTEYISWENLPGRLVAEIEAGDLVVTMGAGSITGLPDALLERLESERKK, encoded by the coding sequence GCCGATTCCGGGCGTGAGTGGGGCGCATATGGCCGAAACAGTGGCCTCCTATGGGCCGGTCGATACCGAGTATATTTCCTGGGAAAACCTGCCCGGCCGGCTTGTTGCGGAAATTGAGGCCGGGGATCTGGTTGTCACTATGGGGGCCGGGAGTATTACCGGATTACCCGATGCGCTCCTGGAGCGCTTAGAATCAGAGCGGAAGAAATGA